The Falco cherrug isolate bFalChe1 chromosome 15, bFalChe1.pri, whole genome shotgun sequence genome includes a region encoding these proteins:
- the FAM199X gene encoding protein FAM199X → MTEEPYEKFLAPEEPCPLLSHQHPPRGGSLSLSEEGCLDVSDFGCQLSSCHRTDPLHRFHSNRWNLTSCGTSVASSECSEELFSSVSVGDQDDCYSLLDDQEFTSFDLFPEGSVCSDVSSSISTYWDWSDSEFEWQLPGSDITSGSDVLSDVIPSIPSSPCLLPKKKNKHRNLDELPWSAMTNDEQVEYIEYLSRKVSTEMGLREQLDIIKIIDPTAQISPTDSEFIIELNCLTDEKLKQVRNYIKEHGPRQRSARESWKRSNYSCASTSGVSGASASSSSASMVSSASSSGSSVANSASNSSANMSRAHSDSNLSTSAADRIRDSKKRSKQRKLQQKALRKRQLKEQRQARKERLSGLFLNEEVLSLKVTEEDHEGDVDVLM, encoded by the exons ATGACCGAGGAGCCGTACGAGAAGTTCCTGGCCCCCGAGGAGCCGTGCCCGCTGCTCTCGCACCAGCACCCGCCGCGGGGCGGCAGCTTGAGCCTGAGCGAGGAGGGCTGCCTGGACGTCAGCGACTTCGGCTGCCAGCTCTCGTCCTGCCACCGCACCGACCCGCTGCACCGCTtccactccaacag GTGGAACTTGACATCTTGTGGAACCAGCGTAGCCAGCTCGGAATGCAGTGAGGAGTTGTTCTCATCGGTTTCAGTTGGTGATCAAGATGACTGTTACTCTTTACTGGATGACCAGGAGTTCACATCTTTTGATTTATTCCCTGAGGGCAGTGTCTGCAGTGATGTGTCATCTTCTATCAGCACATACTGGGATTGGTCAGACAGTGAGTTTGAATGGCAG TTGCCTGGCAGCGACATTACAAGTGGGAGTGATGTACTTTCTGATGTTATACCTAGTATTCCGAGCTCTCCTTGTCTgcttccaaaaaagaaaaacaagcataGGAATCTTGATGAACTTCCATGGAGTGCAATGACAAATGATGAACAG GTTGAATATATTGAGTATTTGAGTCGCAAAGTCAGTACAGAGATGGGCCTTCGAGAGCAACTtgatattattaaaattattgatCCTACTGCTCAGATCTCACCTACGGATAGTGAATTCATTATTGAATTGAACTGTCTCAcagatgaaaaactgaaacag GTGAGAAACTACATCAAGGAGCATGGACCTCGTCAACGATCTGCAAGGGAAAGCTGGAAGAGGAGTAACTACAGTTGTGCAAGTACCAGTGGTGTGAGCggtgccagtgccagcagcagcagtgccagcatgGTCAGCTCAGCGAGCAGCAGTGGCTCTAGTGTCGCTAACTCCGCTTCAAACTCAAGCGCCAACATGAGTCGAGCGCACAGTGATAGTAATTTGTCCACAAGTGCTGCAGACAGAATCCGGGATTCAAAA AAGCGTTCCAAGCAACGGAAGCTACAGCAAAAGGCCTTACGCAAGAGACAGCTGAAAGAACAAAGACAAGCCCGTAAGGAGAGACTGAGTGGATTATTTCTTAATGAAGAAGTGCTCTCTTTAAAAGTGACTGAGGAGGACCATGAAGGAGATGTGGATGTTTTAATGTGA